atatcattttgatatCTCATATGATACACATAAAATTTTATACGTAGAACTCAATATATGAGATAATTGGATACTAATTGGCATCCCCATCATAACCGGTAGAATTAACAATCATATTGGAATATCTCCCTGTAGATTAAcattatttgattgattaatcGCTGTCCATCTAAGGCTCCACTTTCTCCCTCACCCTTTTTATAGTCATCTCCCTCTCAATTGTCTCTtcactctcctctctctctcttcagattctccataattattgaAGATGAATTCTTCCATGATCAAGCTCTTCCTGATCTTAGGTCTCTTGGCCACATCATGCGTGGCTCAGGCTCCAGGTGCCGCTCCCACACCGACCCCAACACCGCGAGCACCGACTCCTGCACCAACTACACCTCCACGGACGCCGACTCCAtcaccgactccttcttcacCACCAGTACCTGCTCCGGCCACACCTGCACCCACTCGAGCACCAACCACTGCCCCGACTCCTTCACCGACCTCGACTCCTCCATCTGAGGCTCCCACCCCCGGCGCTACACCTCCTACAGCACCATCACCATCCTCTCCCTCGTCTGAGCCATCGCCGTCCGATGTTCCTCCCAGCGGCACCTTCGCTGCTGGATGGATCGACAGAATCGTGATCGCCGGAACTGCACTCGCCGGGACTTTCTTGGCAGTGACTTTGGCTTAGAGAGCCGGATTTCCGATTTCAGTGTTTGAGAACTTCTTTGCTagtggttttttgtttttacacTGTTTTGTTATTCTTATTTTGTTGTGATCGTTGATTATTCTATATTGAATTTGGACGGTTGATTATTTGGAGGATGATGGGTTGCGGGGTTGACACGTGTACCATTTGATCTTGGGAAGTGGTGGGTTGTACATGAGATGATTGGTTGAATAAAACATTTTGCTATTCTTTGTcggttttccttttgtttttattatgcaATAATGCACAATTAGTCAATTATTAAATTATGTGTAGCTAATTATGTCTTGTAATGCGTGTGATTGTTATTAGCTTATCATTAACCTCGAACAACACATTATTCCATTAACCCCAACTCATCaatatatttttggctttttttttctaaaaaaaaataaaataaataagaacgACACGTTTCAAGTTTGTATATTTGATATGAGATTAGCCTAATTTTGGATCGTCAAGCTGCAAACGAGAAGTTTTTCAGATGATGATAGAGTAAGTTGAATCAAAACTCAGCACATGACCACAAAAgtattttgagtatttttt
The window above is part of the Tripterygium wilfordii isolate XIE 37 chromosome 3, ASM1340144v1, whole genome shotgun sequence genome. Proteins encoded here:
- the LOC119995047 gene encoding classical arabinogalactan protein 4-like, which gives rise to MNSSMIKLFLILGLLATSCVAQAPGAAPTPTPTPRAPTPAPTTPPRTPTPSPTPSSPPVPAPATPAPTRAPTTAPTPSPTSTPPSEAPTPGATPPTAPSPSSPSSEPSPSDVPPSGTFAAGWIDRIVIAGTALAGTFLAVTLA